The Acidobacteriota bacterium region GCGGAGCCGCTGGGCAGCGTCGGATATGCACCGACCACCTTCCTGCTCAAGGGAGGCGACCCCGAGCTCAAGCAGGAAGTGGTGGAGCCCGGGTTTGTGGTGGCGGCCAGCGGGGATCCCGAGCCGGTGGATCTGAAGGGCTGGAGCGGGAGCCGGCGCAAGAAGCTGGCCAGTTGGCTGGCGAGTCCGGAGAATCCTCTGACGCCTCGCGTCATGGTCAACCGGATCTGGCAACACCACTTCGGAAAAGGGTTGGTGAAGACACCCAGCGACATGGGCAGGAACGGCGGGGGAACGGTTCATCCGGAGTTGATCGACTGGCTGGCGGCCGAGTTCATCGAGAAGAGCTGGAGCATCAAGGACATGCACCGCCTGATGCTGCATTCCAACCTCTACCGCCAATCCCTGAACAATCCTCGCGCCACCGAATACGAGGCCATCGACAGCGCCAACCGCTACCTGTGGCGGATGCCCCCCATTCGCCTGGAAGCCGAGGTCATTCGCGACAGCATTCTGGCGGTGAGCGGCGACCTGAACCTGCTGGCCGGGGGGCCCAGCTTCTTCCCCGACCTGGAAGACGACATGATGAAGCGCGCCCGGACCTGGTGGGAGCCCGATCCCCAGGAGGAGCGCAACCGCCGCAGCGTCTACATGCTGCAACAGCGGGTGCTGGTGTCACCCTTGATCTCGGTTTTCGACGGTCCCAACATCAGCGAGAGCTGCGATGTCCGGGAGGTCACCACCGTAACGCCTCAGGTGTTTGCCCTGTTCAACAGCAAGTTTGCCCACCAGAAAAGCCATGCCATGGCGGAGCGGATTCTGCGGGAGGTGGGGACGGACCCGGGCCGGCAGGTGGAGCGCGCCTTCCAGTTGGCCTTGCAGCGGCAGCCGACCGAAGTGGAAAAAATCCGGGGCATGCAGTTCCTGGGAGTTCAAACGGATGTGCCGGGGACCGAGCTGAGTCTCACGCAGGCGGCCTATTCCCCGGAGAGCGCCGAGAGCCTGCCGTCCAAGGGCAAGACCGGCAGGTCGCTGTCGGACTTTTGTCTGGCCATGTTCAATCTCAACGAGTTTATTTTCCTGCAGTAGGCGAAGGAGTTCCTTCGCAGCCTGCGAAAGAGTGGGGCACTGATGCTGATCAAACCGCAATTCGATCAATGTGGAAACGTCGAGGTGCAGGATCCCAGGTCAGGGGAACTGGGGCGCAGGGACTTCCTGTTCCGCATGGGCCGGGGCATCGGGGGGACGGCCCTGTCCTATATGTTGGCCCGGGACGGCCTGCTGGCCAAGGGGACCTCTGCCGGCAACCCTCTGGCCCCCAAAGCTCCCCATTTCGCTCCCAAGGCCAAGGCCTGCATCTTCCTCTTCATGGGCGGTGCTCCCAGCCAGATGGATACCTTCGACCCCAAGCCGATTCTGGCCAAGTACCACGGCACGCCCATCACCCGCATTTATGGAAGCCTGGAAAAGCGGATCTACGTGGGCAGCCCCTTCAAGTTCGCCAAGCACGGGCAATGCGGGATGGAAGTCTCGGAGATATTCCCTCACCTTTCCACCTGCGTGGATGACATTGCCGTGGTGCGTTCCCTGCACACCAACTCCAACAGCCATCCCACCGGGTTCATTCTGATGAACACCGGCGTGCAGGAGCCCGGCGCCTCTCCTTCCATGGGATCCTGGCTGGTTTACGGCCTCGGAACAGAGAACCAGAACATGCCGGGGTTCGTGGTCCTGCCCGACGGGGGAATCCAGGGCGGGATCGCCAACTACTCCAACTCCTATCTGCCCACGGCCTATCAGGGCACGCTGATCAACCCCCAGGGGGTTCCCATCGTGGATCTGAAGCCCCCCGGCGGCGTCACCGTGAAGCAGCAGAGCGAGACGCTGGGGTTGATCAACGACTACAACCGCAACTATATCGACTCGGATCCCGGCAACGGCGCTCTGCTGGGCCGGATGAAGAGTTACGAGTTGGCCTTCCGCATGCAGATGGCCGTCCCCGAAGCCCTGGACGTCGATCAGGAACCCGAGAGGATCAAGGAGCTGTACGGGTTGAACGACAAGATTGCCGAACCCATGGCCCGCCGCTGCCTGATGGCGCGGCGCATGGTTGAAAGAGGCGTGCGGTTCGTGCAGGTCTATTGCGGAGGCTGGGACTCCCACTCCGATATCGACGGGGGGCACCGGCGCTGCGGCCTTCGCAGCGACCAGCCGGTTGCGGGTCTGTTAAAGGACCTGAAGCAGAGGGGCCTGCTGGACGAGACCCTGGTGGTTTGGGGCGGTGAGTTCGGGCGGACCGCCGACAATCACATGTCCTTCTTCAGGGCCCACCCAGGGCGTGACCACAATGAAAAGGCCATGGTGACCTGGTTTGCCGGGGGCGGGATCAAGGGAGGAACGGTGGTGGGCAACACCGACGAGATGGGGATCGAGGCAGCCGAGAACGTCTACCACCTGCATGATCTCCACGCCACCATCCTGCACCTGATGGGGTTGGACGACATGCGGCTCACCTACTACCACGCGGGCCGCTTCAAGCGCCTCACCGACCTGGGCGGCCGGGTCATGAAGGAGATCCTGGCTTAGCCTTTCACTCTACCAACCAATCACTCCCTCCAAGGGAGAACCTCATGACCACCGCCGTCTTCGACACTCTGAAGGCCAGCGATACCCTCAAGGCCGCCGGCATTGAAGCCAAGCAGGCCGAAGCCATCGTTCACACCATGGCCGGAGCCTTCGAGGATACGGTCGCCACCAAAGCAGACCTCATCGAAGTCAAGGCCGAACTCAAGCAGGATATCGTTTCCACCAGGGCTGAAGTCGCCATCGTCAAGGGCGATATCAGGTTGCTGAAGTGGATGAACGGAGTTGTCATGGCTTGTGTCGCCTTTCCCATTCTCAAATCCTTCCTGCTGTAGACTTTTTGTTCCTTTTGTGGCTGTCGAGCTTCGGACGGCAAACCGGTTCACTCTCACCTGATCCTTGGCGGACTCGGGAGGAACAACGCTCGATCCGAATAAGGGCCTTCCGACGCTGATTTTGCAAAAGGCTCACCCTATTGAGTCGTTCCTGCCCTAGGCTGCACCACCTGCTGGGCCTGGGTCCCCTTGGGAGTCGCCTTCTCGGCCCTGCTCAGTTGCTGAAAGATGCGGATCTGCTCTCTGGCCTCCTCGATCTTTCCCAGCCTCCTCAACACCTTGGCCAGTTGGATGTAGGCCTGCTTCCTCTTGGGCTCCCGCGCCACCACTTGCCTGAGCAGCTTCAGGGCCTTCTCGAATTCTCCGGCCTTCAAATAGATATCGCTTAAATCCGCCAATGCGGGAACCCCACCCTGGTTGAGGCGGATCGCTTCCTCGAACAGGGCAGTCGACTCCACCGTCTTCTTCTGATGGGCCAGGACCCTTGCCAGCCCCAGCCTGGCCCCGGCCATCAGTTCCGGGTCGCCCTGGATCATGGGGAGGAGTTTTCTGAGATGGGTCTCGGCTTCCTGGAATCGGCCCATGATCTCCAGGTCCAGGCCGCCGTTGTACAGGACCAGGGGGTAGTCGGGAAACCGCTCCAGCAGGTCAAGCGAGGTTTCAAACGCCTTCTGGTAGTTCTCGTCCTTCCGATAGGCGCTGAGCAGGAGCAGATGCACGTCCGGATCTTCCGGGAACCGGTCGATCAATGCCTTGAGGCTCCGTATGGCCTCCGCGTACTCGCCGCCGTCAATCATCACCTTGCTAAGAAGAAAGACGGCCTTGGGCTCCTTCGGTTGCAGCTCCAGGACCTTGCCGAGGGACTGCTTGGCTTCGGAGAGCTTCTTCGCTTCCAACTGGCCCATGGCCTGAAGCAGCAGGGCCGGGACAAAGTTCGGCTGGAGCAGGAGGGCTTTGTCCAGCAGTGGCCCCACGCGGTCGATCCGACCGGTTCGGGACAGGGCCAGGGCAAGCAGGTAGTGGGCCTCGCCGGATTGGGGAAGGCGTTCCACGCTCCGGGTCAGCAGCGGCACCGATTCCCGATAGAGACCTCTCTCTGTCAGAAGTCGGCAAACAGACAACAGGGCTTCCGGGTCGGATCGGGTCGCCTGTTCCATTTTGGCGGCGACCTGCAGGGCACGGGAGGATTGACCGGTTTCGAGCAGGGCCTGGCACAGGTAGAAAAGCGCCTCCGGAATGGCATCGATCCGGGGGTGGAGTTGCTGCAGCCAATCTACGCATTGAGTGTATTTCTTGTCCTTGCAGAAAACGATGCCCAGCCTGATCCTGGAGAACTCGAGCCCGGGGTTGAGCTTCAGCGATTCCCGGTAGGCCTGCTCGGCCTGGTCCAGCTTGCCCTGGTTCTCGCAGATAAAACCCAGGAGGCGATAGCCGTCTGGGGAGGGATGATCGGAGAGCAGCGACCGGACCGATGCTTCCGCCTCGGCAATCCTTCCCGCCTGGGCCTGCTCCACCGCCCTGCGGAAACGTGGGTCCATGCCTTGAGCAGCTTGGGAAGGCTGCACCAGCAAGAATCCGCACAGGCAAGAGAGCCCAATGGCAATTTTTGCGTGGAGGGAATTCACGGAAGTCGAGTCAGAGTGTGAGTCCTGAGTTCATTGAATTGCCTTCAAATTTTACCATGGGCATAGGCAAACCGGTGCCGGGTCTTGTACGGCCGGGACGCCTGCGCTCCCGGGGGGCTTCCTCCCACGGTATCGGGTGCAAACCGGGGACATGGATTACACTCGGCCACGGTGTTGGGTAAATAGGATCGGCCCGACAGCCGGCTCAGCGTCTTCGACGCCGGCCTTCCCGTTTACGCGGGCCGGAGGGGGTTGCTTCCGACCCTGGGGGAGACGCCGGTTTCTTCAACGCCGTGGCCCGACGGGCGGTAAGAAGGACGGCGATAAAGAGGAGCAGCGCTCCGACGGGGACCAGCAGGATTCCTAGTCCGGGGTCGCCGCCATGGATCACCACCCCGCCCAGCAAAAATCCTCCCGGCAGGCAAAGGGTGGCGCCCATCAGGCAGG contains the following coding sequences:
- a CDS encoding DUF1640 domain-containing protein, translating into MTTAVFDTLKASDTLKAAGIEAKQAEAIVHTMAGAFEDTVATKADLIEVKAELKQDIVSTRAEVAIVKGDIRLLKWMNGVVMACVAFPILKSFLL
- a CDS encoding tetratricopeptide repeat protein gives rise to the protein MDPRFRRAVEQAQAGRIAEAEASVRSLLSDHPSPDGYRLLGFICENQGKLDQAEQAYRESLKLNPGLEFSRIRLGIVFCKDKKYTQCVDWLQQLHPRIDAIPEALFYLCQALLETGQSSRALQVAAKMEQATRSDPEALLSVCRLLTERGLYRESVPLLTRSVERLPQSGEAHYLLALALSRTGRIDRVGPLLDKALLLQPNFVPALLLQAMGQLEAKKLSEAKQSLGKVLELQPKEPKAVFLLSKVMIDGGEYAEAIRSLKALIDRFPEDPDVHLLLLSAYRKDENYQKAFETSLDLLERFPDYPLVLYNGGLDLEIMGRFQEAETHLRKLLPMIQGDPELMAGARLGLARVLAHQKKTVESTALFEEAIRLNQGGVPALADLSDIYLKAGEFEKALKLLRQVVAREPKRKQAYIQLAKVLRRLGKIEEAREQIRIFQQLSRAEKATPKGTQAQQVVQPRAGTTQ
- a CDS encoding DUF1501 domain-containing protein, with translation MLIKPQFDQCGNVEVQDPRSGELGRRDFLFRMGRGIGGTALSYMLARDGLLAKGTSAGNPLAPKAPHFAPKAKACIFLFMGGAPSQMDTFDPKPILAKYHGTPITRIYGSLEKRIYVGSPFKFAKHGQCGMEVSEIFPHLSTCVDDIAVVRSLHTNSNSHPTGFILMNTGVQEPGASPSMGSWLVYGLGTENQNMPGFVVLPDGGIQGGIANYSNSYLPTAYQGTLINPQGVPIVDLKPPGGVTVKQQSETLGLINDYNRNYIDSDPGNGALLGRMKSYELAFRMQMAVPEALDVDQEPERIKELYGLNDKIAEPMARRCLMARRMVERGVRFVQVYCGGWDSHSDIDGGHRRCGLRSDQPVAGLLKDLKQRGLLDETLVVWGGEFGRTADNHMSFFRAHPGRDHNEKAMVTWFAGGGIKGGTVVGNTDEMGIEAAENVYHLHDLHATILHLMGLDDMRLTYYHAGRFKRLTDLGGRVMKEILA